A genomic window from Planctomycetota bacterium includes:
- a CDS encoding sigma-70 family RNA polymerase sigma factor, producing the protein MSRETSIGGSRRTFAPTVWTMVLRARDRGEFGALVERYWKPCYFYIRRRGHDVEDAKDLTQAFFADLFEREALAAVSRSKGRFRNFLLACLGHFLSDEYDRRRALKRGGKLLSLDFAGAEMELAHTAAEAPEKVYRRQWAVGIVNRALGVLKDEMGPRFEALREYLSGGAARGLREVAGRLGVSEGNLKVILHRARRRYRELLREEVARTVQDPREVDEELAELFAALGRD; encoded by the coding sequence GTGAGCCGGGAGACATCGATCGGCGGGTCCCGACGGACGTTCGCGCCCACGGTCTGGACCATGGTGCTTCGGGCGCGCGACCGGGGGGAGTTCGGCGCGCTCGTCGAGCGCTACTGGAAGCCCTGCTACTTCTACATCCGCCGGCGCGGCCATGACGTCGAGGACGCCAAGGATCTCACTCAAGCGTTCTTCGCGGATCTTTTCGAGCGAGAGGCGCTGGCGGCCGTCAGCCGGTCCAAGGGGCGTTTCCGGAACTTCCTGCTGGCCTGCCTGGGGCATTTCCTGTCGGACGAATACGATCGCCGCCGCGCCCTCAAGCGGGGCGGGAAGCTTCTGTCGCTCGACTTCGCCGGGGCGGAAATGGAGCTGGCCCACACGGCCGCGGAGGCGCCGGAGAAGGTGTACCGGCGGCAGTGGGCGGTGGGGATCGTGAACCGGGCCCTGGGGGTCCTGAAGGACGAGATGGGCCCCCGCTTCGAGGCGCTGCGGGAGTATCTTTCGGGCGGGGCGGCGCGCGGCCTCCGGGAGGTCGCCGGGCGACTCGGCGTGTCGGAAGGAAACCTCAAGGTGATTCTCCACCGGGCCCGGCGACGGTACCGGGAGCTTCTGCGCGAGGAGGTGGCCCGCACGGTGCAGGACCCGCGGGAGGTCGACGAGGAACTTGCGGAGCTCTTCGCGGCGCTCGGAAGGGACTGA
- a CDS encoding serine/threonine-protein kinase, producing the protein MNTMKKCSTCGELYAGDLCPRCAAAFAQEPSRPDPAAEEPPLKPGDVFHGLEIVELLGRGGMGVVYKARQPSLDRFVALKILPRKLALDPDFQNRFIREAKALGSLSHPNIVAVHDFGAEAGLFFFVMEFVDGVNLRRLLRDRKLTPEEAIRIVPQLCDALEYAHSEGIVHRDIKPENILVDRKGRVKIADFGLAKIVGDERRVHALTLTNMVMGTPHYMAPEQLENPKAVDHRADIYSMGVVFYEMLTGELPLGRFEPPSRKVQVDVRLDDVVLKALEKEPERRYQKASEIREDVTRVTSVAPAASYSPTVVTPAGVRRDRKRWVAGLGVAVALAVTGLASWALLRREDPLARLRADAAARLAAGDYAGARDLYEALLRVGSDEADRAAARRAIEECSQKLAQPLDLTPYFITENDRVVPRVLVPPGGNLVRNPFYAKDREEVAKIVNWLGLASLSPGDVRQAYLAVWYAAEPAYAVLDTAAAEAAQREFDRSGSLRNRWSYRKGNLLVLAFARNRPARALFAGLVAAARKRLGLPEEPLDVPLENLKFSRSDLGGDVVLLREETRPDGFVQEFGLRDGGRGVRLAAALLENLEAARRKEAEWARDPEHASAFKVEVLRAGRTVAALSLWRKDLLTYERLAEPVREWMGLPGRRWETIVPSAAELPDGFSFDRVESDPAAVLRALALKEIVPSEVTRAWKATLKPAGSIVLLEIPDVQARSTAEVQLNRKVNERDTAEDHDIWLYAVDAPDDPELDALQNMIRAKLGCSPNAPRYVRLGRVRLEEKDLPPGYRVVRPEAPSDREDRGTLEGPSGTLSFSMKDYSDLRDLRQDLRTARRTPADLLLHKDYLLVHVTGPEEAWPILDALEATLRRKMRMPPPAPEDYGIDASELPKGMAYLERRREPNPQSVELAGKVTAWKAHVDPADVTIVVRVGRDPNFLDAERRRLAAEGRTLTRFAEYRKENISAVLYQEGSGDEAAFRALCELVRARLRVPR; encoded by the coding sequence ATGAACACGATGAAGAAATGCTCCACCTGCGGGGAGCTCTACGCGGGCGACCTCTGCCCCCGCTGCGCGGCGGCCTTCGCGCAGGAGCCCAGCCGGCCGGATCCAGCGGCCGAGGAACCGCCCCTCAAGCCCGGCGACGTCTTCCACGGCCTGGAGATCGTGGAGCTTCTCGGCCGCGGCGGCATGGGCGTCGTTTACAAGGCCCGCCAACCGAGCCTCGACCGGTTCGTGGCCCTCAAGATCCTCCCGCGGAAGCTCGCGCTCGACCCGGATTTCCAGAACCGGTTCATCCGGGAGGCCAAGGCGCTCGGATCGCTCTCCCACCCGAACATCGTCGCCGTCCACGACTTCGGAGCCGAGGCGGGGCTTTTCTTCTTCGTCATGGAGTTCGTCGACGGCGTGAACCTCCGGCGCCTTCTGCGGGACCGGAAACTTACGCCGGAGGAAGCGATCCGGATCGTTCCTCAGCTCTGCGACGCCCTCGAGTACGCCCATTCGGAGGGGATCGTCCACCGGGACATCAAACCGGAAAACATCCTCGTCGACCGCAAAGGACGGGTGAAGATCGCGGACTTCGGGTTGGCCAAGATCGTGGGGGACGAACGCCGGGTTCACGCGCTGACCCTCACGAACATGGTCATGGGCACGCCGCACTACATGGCCCCCGAACAGCTCGAGAACCCGAAAGCCGTGGACCACCGCGCGGACATCTACTCGATGGGCGTGGTCTTTTACGAGATGCTGACCGGGGAGCTTCCGCTCGGGCGCTTCGAGCCCCCTTCGCGCAAGGTGCAGGTGGACGTTCGCCTGGACGACGTGGTCCTCAAGGCCCTGGAAAAGGAGCCCGAACGGCGCTACCAGAAGGCGAGCGAAATCCGGGAGGACGTCACGCGCGTCACGTCCGTGGCGCCGGCCGCTTCCTACAGCCCGACCGTCGTCACTCCCGCGGGGGTGCGCCGGGACCGGAAACGATGGGTGGCGGGCCTGGGGGTCGCCGTCGCGCTGGCGGTCACGGGCCTCGCGTCATGGGCGCTTCTTCGCCGGGAGGATCCGCTGGCGCGGCTTCGCGCCGACGCGGCCGCGCGTCTGGCCGCGGGGGACTACGCCGGCGCGCGCGACCTCTACGAGGCCCTTCTGAGGGTCGGCTCCGACGAAGCCGACCGCGCCGCCGCGCGCCGGGCCATCGAGGAATGCTCCCAAAAGCTCGCCCAGCCGCTTGATCTTACGCCGTACTTCATCACCGAGAACGACCGCGTTGTTCCGAGGGTTCTCGTGCCCCCCGGCGGAAACCTTGTGCGGAATCCCTTCTATGCGAAGGATCGCGAGGAGGTCGCCAAGATCGTCAACTGGCTGGGCCTGGCGTCCCTTTCGCCCGGGGACGTCCGCCAGGCCTACCTGGCCGTCTGGTACGCCGCCGAACCCGCCTACGCGGTGCTCGACACGGCCGCGGCCGAGGCGGCCCAGCGGGAGTTCGACCGCTCCGGAAGCCTCCGGAACCGGTGGAGCTACCGGAAGGGGAATCTGCTCGTTCTGGCCTTCGCGCGGAACCGCCCGGCGCGCGCGCTCTTCGCGGGACTCGTGGCCGCCGCGCGGAAAAGGCTCGGCCTTCCGGAAGAGCCTCTCGATGTGCCGCTCGAAAACCTCAAGTTTTCGAGATCGGATCTCGGCGGCGACGTGGTCCTCCTTCGGGAAGAGACGCGTCCGGACGGCTTCGTCCAGGAGTTCGGATTGCGGGACGGAGGCCGCGGGGTCCGGCTGGCCGCCGCGCTCCTGGAGAATCTCGAGGCGGCGCGCCGCAAGGAGGCCGAATGGGCGCGCGATCCGGAACACGCGTCCGCCTTCAAGGTGGAAGTGCTCCGCGCGGGCCGCACCGTGGCGGCGCTTTCCCTGTGGAGGAAGGATCTCCTGACGTACGAGAGGCTGGCCGAGCCGGTGCGCGAGTGGATGGGCCTTCCCGGACGCCGCTGGGAAACGATCGTCCCCTCGGCGGCGGAGCTTCCGGACGGCTTTTCGTTCGACCGCGTGGAGTCCGATCCCGCGGCCGTCCTTCGCGCGCTGGCCCTCAAGGAGATCGTCCCGTCGGAAGTGACGCGCGCCTGGAAGGCGACCCTGAAGCCCGCCGGCTCGATCGTTCTGCTGGAGATTCCGGACGTTCAGGCGCGCTCGACGGCGGAAGTCCAGCTCAACCGGAAGGTGAACGAGCGCGACACCGCCGAAGATCACGACATCTGGCTCTACGCCGTGGACGCTCCGGACGATCCCGAGCTCGACGCGCTTCAGAACATGATCCGGGCCAAGCTCGGCTGCTCCCCGAACGCGCCGCGGTACGTTCGCCTCGGCAGGGTCCGTCTCGAGGAGAAGGACCTTCCTCCGGGATACCGCGTGGTTCGTCCCGAGGCCCCGTCCGACCGGGAAGATCGCGGAACCCTGGAAGGTCCGTCCGGCACGCTCTCCTTCTCCATGAAAGACTATTCGGACCTCCGGGACCTGCGGCAGGACCTGCGGACGGCGCGACGCACTCCGGCGGATCTCCTCCTGCACAAGGACTATCTCCTCGTCCACGTGACGGGACCGGAGGAGGCGTGGCCGATCCTCGACGCGCTCGAGGCGACCCTGCGCCGGAAGATGAGGATGCCTCCCCCAGCCCCCGAAGACTACGGGATCGATGCCTCGGAACTCCCCAAGGGCATGGCGTACCTCGAGCGCCGACGGGAACCCAACCCCCAGAGCGTGGAGCTCGCCGGGAAAGTCAC